The proteins below come from a single Edaphobacter acidisoli genomic window:
- a CDS encoding DNA cytosine methyltransferase, protein MRYLSVCSGIEAVSVAWQPLGWQPAMFAEIDPFCCWLLRSRYRASRPVFMPSPHDAPDRKEAKHRAAAIRNIVALPATGDIINAGDFMKIGKDDVGAIDLLAGGTPCQSFSVAGKRAGLDDPRGNLTIEFARLADRLRPSWLVWENVPGVLSLDGGRTFGAFLGLLVQLGYGIAYRVLDAQFFGVPQRRRRVFVIGHSGGWRGPAAVLLEWACLSGYPPPRRKARQDLAPTLSTRAYGGGGTETDFDLDGGLIASTENVSRCLNAGGMGRQDFETETFIAHTLCSDGFDASEDGTGRGVPMVPIAINIAHTKSNGSGFSDNIAHTLESGSGAQAIAFSSKDYGMDADDVAPTLRGMGHHLSHPNGGGQIAIAFAQNQEGDVRSSGVMHSLGTNANATSRNAANVVVSWTQELAASTNLAGPLQRGGEGGRADGAMAAQMAVRRLTPRECERLQGFPDDYTLVEYRGRLAADGPRYKALRWLFLSCAGWDNASLKSMPSFVNTARGLRLELLFHDTGAFHAKE, encoded by the coding sequence ATGAGATATCTCTCCGTGTGTTCCGGCATCGAAGCCGTCTCGGTTGCGTGGCAACCTCTCGGCTGGCAGCCTGCCATGTTCGCCGAGATCGATCCGTTCTGCTGCTGGCTTCTGCGCTCGCGCTACCGCGCATCGCGGCCTGTGTTTATGCCCAGTCCGCATGATGCACCGGACAGGAAAGAGGCGAAACACCGTGCAGCAGCCATTCGCAACATCGTTGCTCTGCCCGCCACTGGCGACATCATCAACGCAGGCGATTTCATGAAGATAGGCAAAGACGATGTGGGAGCAATCGACCTTCTGGCCGGAGGAACACCTTGCCAGTCTTTCTCCGTCGCCGGTAAGCGAGCGGGACTGGATGATCCGCGTGGCAACCTCACCATCGAGTTTGCTCGACTTGCTGATCGCTTACGGCCCTCGTGGCTGGTGTGGGAGAACGTCCCCGGTGTCCTGTCGCTTGATGGAGGACGGACATTTGGAGCCTTCCTCGGGCTATTGGTCCAACTCGGGTATGGGATCGCCTACCGAGTTCTGGACGCACAATTCTTCGGAGTACCCCAGCGACGGCGTCGCGTCTTCGTTATCGGACATTCTGGAGGATGGCGAGGCCCCGCAGCGGTATTGCTTGAGTGGGCGTGCCTGTCGGGGTATCCTCCGCCGCGCCGCAAAGCGCGGCAAGACCTTGCCCCCACCCTTAGCACACGCGCTTATGGTGGTGGCGGGACAGAAACCGACTTCGACCTCGACGGCGGCCTGATTGCTTCGACTGAAAACGTCTCACGCTGTCTGAACGCCGGTGGCATGGGCAGGCAGGATTTTGAGACGGAAACCTTCATTGCCCATACACTCTGCTCCGATGGCTTCGATGCCTCGGAAGACGGCACCGGACGCGGCGTGCCGATGGTCCCCATCGCCATCAACATTGCGCACACGAAGTCGAATGGCTCCGGCTTCTCAGACAATATCGCGCATACGCTGGAGAGCGGCAGCGGCGCTCAGGCTATTGCTTTTTCCTCGAAGGATTACGGGATGGATGCCGATGATGTCGCGCCCACGCTGCGCGGCATGGGACATCATCTCAGCCACCCGAACGGTGGCGGACAGATCGCCATCGCGTTTGCGCAGAACCAGGAAGGCGATGTTCGCAGCAGCGGCGTGATGCACTCGCTGGGGACCAACGCGAACGCAACCAGCCGCAATGCCGCCAATGTCGTCGTCTCCTGGACACAGGAACTCGCCGCATCGACCAATCTCGCCGGGCCCCTTCAGCGTGGCGGTGAAGGGGGACGCGCCGATGGAGCGATGGCAGCACAGATGGCCGTGCGCCGACTGACGCCACGCGAGTGCGAGCGCCTGCAGGGATTTCCTGACGACTACACCCTGGTCGAGTATCGCGGCAGGCTCGCCGCCGACGGCCCCCGCTACAAAGCTCTCCGATGGCTGTTCCTGTCATGCGCTGGCTGGGACAACGCATCGCTCAAGTCGATGCCATCCTTCGTGAACACGGCGCGAGGTTTACGCCTTGAACTGCTATTCCACGATACCGGTGCTTTTCATGCGAAAGAGTGA
- a CDS encoding single-stranded DNA-binding protein — protein sequence MALYTNTVTVKGFLGKDAESFPTRTQKTFVVLSLATKSGYKDQQKNEWVNHTEWHRIVAFGKPADYARSLKKGDYVEVEGELHSTQYEKEVGQGKNKVKVAFRDKEIRASIVKKLAEPAKNENLDAEPITEDDAA from the coding sequence ATGGCACTCTATACCAACACCGTCACCGTCAAAGGCTTTTTAGGGAAGGACGCCGAGTCCTTCCCTACCCGCACCCAGAAGACGTTCGTCGTCCTGTCGCTTGCTACCAAGTCCGGCTACAAGGACCAGCAGAAGAACGAGTGGGTGAACCATACTGAATGGCACCGCATCGTGGCTTTCGGCAAGCCCGCTGACTACGCGAGGAGCCTGAAGAAGGGCGACTACGTGGAAGTTGAAGGCGAGCTGCACTCGACCCAGTATGAGAAGGAAGTCGGCCAGGGCAAGAACAAGGTCAAGGTCGCCTTCCGGGATAAGGAGATTCGCGCCAGCATCGTAAAGAAGCTGGCAGAGCCGGCCAAGAACGAGAACCTCGACGCCGAGCCCATTACCGAGGATGATGCCGCGTAA
- a CDS encoding type IV secretory system conjugative DNA transfer family protein, with product MRLTAYLQRILRPLIEYRLLLSLGLSAACGIVLRSLYPVHTSDPILRLIELEQPRIFHALVWSYNLFLYSTPFLLFSILFSLAYVHFYAPRQKEVSGPLPPYPDPLTREHLSLVLGELHHPTKPKPSPTPQWLSIPERGLYTGICIVGATGSGKTRAILLPAMRQLFAYKATDPRQRLSGVVLEVKGDLCGHVQRTLKECGREQDYVEVSLTGSLRYNPLNNDADPYAQAFNIASVIIAIWGKGKEPFWMQSYTDLVRYVIMLHRVRDEYVTMVDIFRTVISAATLEAILTATGRRFTPASFAGVDKAEYQRYESLLAPFGFAWNERLGQYLARSSEALESVIVQQTSIPVSIYRRTQGSEESGADWESVHYWYWEHWKFFRDETKTAIIQGVTIFLSLFDTNRTVRRIFCPPKELYEGKPVASDPGAKVLPPFEYLIESGSIVGLNFPTALNPALAKVIGTLMKVDYQRAVMLRIPKMEVHPERHFRPTVFLCDEYQNFATVGGDNPTGDERFLSLSRQPKCIPLVATQSISSLKEALPNEGVKTLLQAFRTKVFLTTSDPDTARYASELCGKTDRTHISYTVSESSSNANVGWLSGRTSSNKGSVSASKQYQKRREPLFDENAFYDLGNAQAIVVAFNGIRPLPPTYCYLKPDFLPVSMSWFEQEEIGFAPERIPQ from the coding sequence ATGCGCCTTACAGCTTATCTTCAACGCATCCTGCGGCCACTGATTGAGTACCGGCTGTTGCTCTCTCTGGGGCTCAGTGCAGCCTGTGGCATCGTGCTCCGAAGCCTCTACCCAGTCCATACATCCGATCCGATATTGCGTCTGATCGAACTCGAACAGCCCCGCATCTTTCATGCCCTGGTCTGGAGCTACAACCTGTTCCTGTACAGCACGCCCTTCCTGCTCTTCTCCATCCTGTTCTCGCTCGCGTATGTCCATTTCTATGCACCACGACAGAAGGAGGTCTCAGGACCATTGCCGCCCTATCCCGATCCTCTCACCCGCGAGCATCTGTCCCTGGTCCTTGGCGAACTGCACCATCCGACGAAACCGAAGCCTTCACCCACACCGCAATGGCTCTCCATCCCCGAGCGCGGCCTCTATACCGGTATCTGCATCGTCGGAGCAACCGGCAGTGGGAAGACCCGGGCCATCCTGCTGCCCGCTATGCGGCAGCTCTTCGCTTACAAGGCTACCGATCCCAGGCAACGTCTCTCCGGCGTCGTCCTCGAAGTCAAAGGCGATCTCTGCGGCCATGTCCAGAGGACCCTGAAGGAGTGTGGGCGAGAGCAGGATTATGTCGAAGTCTCGCTCACCGGCAGCCTTCGCTATAACCCTCTCAACAACGATGCCGATCCCTACGCCCAGGCATTCAACATCGCCTCCGTCATCATTGCTATCTGGGGGAAAGGCAAGGAGCCATTCTGGATGCAGTCCTACACCGACCTCGTCCGCTACGTCATCATGCTCCACCGCGTCCGCGACGAGTACGTCACGATGGTCGACATCTTCCGCACGGTGATCAGTGCCGCGACGCTGGAAGCCATACTGACTGCAACCGGGAGGCGCTTCACCCCGGCTTCGTTCGCCGGTGTCGACAAAGCAGAGTATCAGCGATACGAGTCTCTGCTGGCTCCGTTTGGGTTCGCATGGAACGAGAGGCTCGGCCAGTATCTGGCCCGCTCCAGCGAAGCGCTGGAATCTGTCATCGTCCAGCAGACATCCATCCCCGTATCTATATATAGAAGGACCCAGGGCAGCGAAGAGTCCGGCGCGGACTGGGAGAGTGTCCATTACTGGTACTGGGAACACTGGAAGTTCTTCCGCGACGAGACCAAAACGGCCATCATTCAAGGCGTTACCATCTTCCTCTCGCTCTTCGACACCAACCGCACTGTCCGGCGCATCTTCTGTCCACCGAAGGAACTCTACGAGGGAAAACCCGTGGCCTCCGATCCCGGCGCGAAGGTGCTGCCTCCGTTCGAGTATCTGATCGAGTCGGGTTCGATCGTGGGCCTGAACTTTCCCACGGCGCTCAATCCCGCGCTCGCCAAGGTCATTGGCACCCTGATGAAAGTCGATTACCAGCGGGCCGTCATGCTGCGCATCCCCAAGATGGAGGTGCATCCCGAACGGCACTTCCGCCCTACCGTCTTCCTCTGCGATGAGTACCAGAACTTCGCCACCGTCGGTGGGGACAACCCTACCGGTGATGAGCGGTTCCTGTCTCTATCCCGCCAGCCGAAGTGCATCCCGCTCGTCGCCACGCAAAGCATCTCATCGCTGAAGGAGGCGCTGCCCAACGAAGGCGTCAAGACCCTGTTGCAGGCCTTTCGCACAAAGGTCTTCCTCACCACTTCGGACCCCGACACGGCACGCTATGCTTCGGAGTTGTGCGGCAAGACCGACCGGACGCACATCAGCTATACGGTCTCCGAATCAAGCTCAAACGCCAATGTGGGATGGCTCAGTGGCCGCACCTCGTCCAATAAAGGATCGGTCTCGGCATCAAAGCAATACCAGAAACGCCGGGAGCCGCTGTTCGACGAGAACGCCTTCTACGATCTCGGCAACGCCCAGGCTATCGTGGTCGCCTTCAACGGCATCCGCCCTCTGCCGCCGACCTACTGCTATCTGAAGCCCGACTTCCTGCCTGTCAGCATGAGCTGGTTCGAGCAGGAGGAGATTGGCTTCGCCCCGGAAAGGATACCCCAATGA
- a CDS encoding CpaF family protein has translation MNYEIILPFLKPIGHLLMEASISEIMVNPDGTVWIEEAGLIQRQPDISFEEGALSTSLEAIANRFGRKLDADSPILNLRLPDGSRLAAIIPPIVGPQPLMTIRKFTARDFTMKDLVARGMLTGEQASVLSEAVRQGDNILISGGTSTGKTTFLNVLADAIPEEERILVIEDTAELHLRKPHVVAEEAQTDTHRKPVTFDDLLKAALRHRPDRIILGEIRGTEARMLLDAMNTGHRGVLATIHASSAQGALLRLRTLLLRGAVSLRPGEADAEITSSFHRVVHIERCRGIRRVGTVLELPKPFESLKGG, from the coding sequence ATGAATTACGAAATCATCCTCCCGTTTCTGAAACCCATCGGACATTTATTGATGGAGGCTTCCATCTCCGAGATCATGGTCAACCCGGACGGCACCGTCTGGATAGAAGAGGCAGGCCTCATTCAGCGCCAACCTGATATCTCCTTCGAGGAAGGTGCGCTCTCCACCAGTCTCGAAGCGATCGCCAACCGCTTCGGCAGGAAGCTGGACGCCGACTCGCCCATCCTCAACCTGCGTCTGCCCGATGGCAGCAGACTGGCCGCCATCATCCCGCCTATAGTCGGTCCCCAGCCTCTGATGACTATCCGCAAGTTCACCGCGCGGGACTTTACCATGAAGGATCTGGTCGCACGCGGAATGCTCACCGGAGAGCAGGCGTCCGTTCTGTCAGAGGCTGTCCGACAGGGCGACAACATCCTGATCTCGGGAGGGACCTCTACAGGCAAGACGACCTTCCTCAATGTGCTCGCAGATGCAATTCCAGAGGAAGAACGTATCCTGGTGATCGAGGACACGGCAGAGTTGCATCTGCGGAAGCCCCATGTCGTCGCGGAAGAGGCCCAGACCGATACTCACCGCAAGCCTGTCACCTTCGACGATCTCCTGAAAGCGGCCCTGCGGCACCGTCCAGACCGCATCATCCTCGGTGAGATTCGTGGCACTGAAGCCCGCATGCTGCTCGATGCCATGAACACAGGACATCGCGGCGTCCTGGCCACCATCCACGCCAGCAGCGCCCAGGGCGCATTGCTCCGTTTGCGCACTCTGCTCCTGCGTGGTGCCGTTTCGCTCAGGCCCGGAGAGGCAGACGCCGAGATCACCTCTTCCTTCCATCGCGTCGTCCACATCGAGCGGTGCCGAGGAATCCGAAGAGTCGGCACAGTCCTGGAGTTGCCCAAACCATTTGAGAGTTTAAAGGGCGGCTGA
- a CDS encoding LysR family transcriptional regulator — MHDNPAIHLSFRTQQFIFSAAQEGNFRRAARKLGVSPSLLTRSIDKLESDLGGRIFERSHSGLSVTDAGQVFLQETQLASNHITHAWDLARYRFQIATRPLRIGYSPYVHSRLIPVLEQLRSSDMETGVGRNPSKALLEAGSTLQLIDSVLRGKLDAAIGVYPIEDEDLWVKLISREPYCVCFSKNHRLAKQPSISIKDLDGEMVFCLPESSHPGLYARVTRYIESTGITPVLREVISFTHAMEIVSHNYGVALLPSSASRSSHMGVIFKPVTDKLLWIETALFARHDQRYGPLQEFLYNLSQQLLTQSLRL; from the coding sequence ATGCATGACAATCCGGCAATTCATCTCTCTTTTCGCACCCAGCAATTCATTTTCTCTGCCGCCCAGGAAGGTAACTTTCGTCGAGCTGCTCGGAAGCTCGGTGTCAGCCCGTCTCTTCTCACCCGTAGTATAGACAAGCTGGAGTCCGACCTCGGAGGCAGGATCTTCGAGCGCAGCCACAGCGGGTTGTCCGTTACCGACGCCGGGCAGGTCTTTCTTCAGGAGACACAGTTGGCCTCGAACCACATCACCCACGCATGGGATCTCGCGCGATATCGTTTCCAGATTGCAACGCGCCCTCTACGGATCGGCTACTCTCCATATGTCCATAGCAGGCTCATCCCTGTACTCGAACAGTTGCGATCGTCAGACATGGAAACAGGCGTCGGTAGGAATCCATCGAAGGCACTTCTGGAGGCAGGCTCTACGCTGCAACTAATCGACTCGGTTCTGCGTGGGAAACTGGATGCCGCAATCGGAGTCTACCCTATAGAAGACGAGGACCTGTGGGTCAAACTCATCTCCCGCGAACCCTACTGCGTCTGCTTCTCCAAAAACCATCGTCTTGCAAAGCAGCCATCCATCTCAATCAAAGACCTGGATGGCGAGATGGTCTTCTGCTTGCCGGAATCTTCCCACCCTGGACTTTATGCCCGAGTGACGAGGTATATCGAAAGCACAGGGATCACCCCAGTATTACGCGAAGTCATCTCATTTACACACGCAATGGAAATCGTCTCACACAACTACGGTGTGGCCCTCCTGCCGTCTTCGGCGTCCCGTAGCTCCCACATGGGTGTGATATTCAAACCAGTGACCGATAAACTGCTCTGGATCGAGACCGCGCTGTTTGCGCGACACGACCAACGGTATGGCCCGTTGCAGGAGTTTCTGTATAACCTCTCACAGCAGCTACTGACGCAGTCACTGAGGCTATGA
- a CDS encoding IPT/TIG domain-containing protein, with protein MIEQCINSASACPALFTAATPPGGTAPTDTFQAALDIALNPTLNLTSLFDALPSSPDFSPILSSAPTSWDLPGSTVQIKGVSPEPAPAGTLVTIDGSGFGASQGSGTVIIGGVQANVITVWSDTEIVAVVPSDSASNGNVQVFQNGSASNTIPFAIGPILVPSISGLSLTEGPPQMGFTITGANFGSIQGASKVTLDGAPLIVLQWNSCATTPGSCITVQVPQTGASSGDVVVTVGGAPSFPASFTVTSPFACPTE; from the coding sequence ATGATCGAACAGTGCATTAATTCAGCGTCTGCATGTCCGGCTTTATTTACTGCCGCAACACCACCTGGAGGAACTGCTCCAACTGATACCTTTCAAGCGGCACTAGACATAGCCCTTAATCCAACTTTAAATTTGACCTCTCTATTCGATGCGCTCCCATCGAGTCCAGATTTTAGCCCAATACTCAGCTCGGCCCCTACATCATGGGACCTCCCTGGCTCAACTGTGCAGATTAAAGGAGTCAGTCCGGAACCTGCTCCGGCTGGGACGCTTGTCACAATTGATGGTTCAGGCTTTGGTGCCAGTCAGGGCAGTGGCACGGTCATAATTGGGGGCGTTCAAGCAAATGTTATAACAGTCTGGAGCGACACAGAAATCGTTGCGGTTGTACCTAGCGATAGCGCGTCAAATGGCAATGTGCAAGTATTCCAGAATGGTTCTGCTAGTAATACAATCCCGTTTGCTATAGGCCCCATTTTGGTACCTAGCATTTCCGGGCTGTCGCTTACGGAGGGGCCGCCACAAATGGGATTTACGATTACTGGGGCAAATTTCGGAAGCATTCAAGGTGCCAGTAAGGTGACATTAGATGGTGCACCTCTCATAGTCTTGCAATGGAACTCCTGTGCTACAACCCCAGGTAGTTGCATTACAGTGCAGGTACCACAGACGGGAGCATCAAGTGGTGACGTTGTTGTGACAGTAGGAGGGGCTCCAAGCTTTCCTGCGAGCTTTACGGTCACATCACCATTCGCATGTCCTACCGAGTAG